In uncultured Desulfobacter sp., one DNA window encodes the following:
- a CDS encoding diguanylate cyclase, with protein sequence MSNNNALETAILCVDDEPIVTQSLRSLFYKSLKEVGVIEVAHSAEEAMEVIDEFIADGIELQVVICDYIMPGTKGDELLIKIHNKLPKVKKIMLTGQSDIDGIRQAINEAQLYRFLEKPWSNDDMILTIQSALTAYDQETRLEKQNRQLKTLNQELEAKVRERTQELEQKNQELERLATFDQLTGLVNRTKLDEVLTAELIRSNRYGNALGLIMLDIDHFKKVNDTYGHQVGDKVLQLFAEQLRHGVRDADVPGRWGGEEFLIICPESDQHGVETLAHSLRERVQNHIIESVGKQTASFGVTVFEKKDTITTIIKRADKALYMAKAAGRNRVECVMPGG encoded by the coding sequence ATGAGTAACAATAATGCCTTAGAAACTGCTATTTTATGTGTGGATGATGAACCCATTGTCACCCAAAGTCTTCGGTCCTTGTTTTATAAATCTTTAAAGGAAGTTGGGGTGATTGAAGTTGCCCACAGTGCCGAAGAGGCTATGGAGGTCATTGACGAGTTTATAGCTGACGGCATTGAGCTTCAAGTGGTGATTTGTGATTATATCATGCCCGGCACCAAGGGGGATGAACTGCTGATTAAGATCCACAACAAACTGCCCAAGGTTAAAAAGATTATGCTCACCGGACAAAGTGATATAGACGGCATCCGCCAAGCCATCAATGAAGCTCAGCTTTACCGTTTCCTTGAAAAGCCGTGGAGCAATGATGACATGATTTTAACCATTCAAAGTGCCTTGACCGCCTATGATCAGGAGACCCGCCTTGAAAAGCAGAATCGGCAGTTAAAAACACTTAACCAAGAGCTTGAGGCCAAGGTGCGGGAAAGAACCCAAGAACTGGAACAAAAAAATCAGGAATTGGAGCGGCTGGCCACTTTTGACCAGCTCACCGGTCTGGTCAATCGGACCAAACTTGACGAAGTGCTTACGGCTGAATTAATTCGGTCCAACCGGTATGGTAACGCGCTTGGCTTGATTATGCTGGATATTGATCATTTCAAAAAGGTCAATGATACCTATGGGCACCAGGTTGGAGATAAAGTGCTTCAATTATTCGCTGAGCAGCTTCGGCATGGGGTGCGCGACGCGGATGTCCCCGGGCGTTGGGGCGGAGAAGAGTTTTTAATTATTTGTCCGGAGTCGGATCAGCATGGGGTTGAGACACTGGCCCATTCCCTGAGGGAACGTGTCCAGAATCATATAATTGAAAGCGTGGGTAAACAAACCGCCAGCTTTGGGGTTACGGTATTTGAAAAAAAAGACACGATTACGACCATTATCAAAAGAGCTGACAAGGCTTTGTACATGGCCAAGGCGGCTGGACGAAACCGGGTGGAATGTGTGATGCCCGGCGGCTGA
- a CDS encoding nucleoside 2-deoxyribosyltransferase, translating to MKKIYLAGPLFSLAEREFNILFAQMIESGMNDVEVILPQKRASRFLSLENGKKLIFEDCLKMVEKADIVLAILDGPDADSGTSVELGYAYAIKTPIIGVRTDFRISEDKGLNLMLSNICSTLIIDISSDMTGLVNSVIKAIGENL from the coding sequence TTGAAAAAAATTTATTTGGCTGGGCCGTTATTCAGCTTGGCTGAGAGGGAATTTAACATTCTATTTGCCCAAATGATTGAGTCCGGAATGAACGATGTTGAAGTGATCTTGCCACAAAAAAGGGCATCCAGATTCCTTTCTTTAGAGAACGGCAAGAAATTAATTTTTGAAGATTGTCTTAAGATGGTGGAAAAGGCGGATATAGTGCTGGCCATTTTAGATGGACCTGATGCAGATTCCGGCACCAGTGTTGAATTGGGCTATGCATATGCGATAAAGACCCCGATTATTGGGGTTCGCACAGATTTCAGAATTTCTGAAGATAAAGGGCTAAACCTGATGCTGTCGAATATATGCAGTACTCTCATCATAGATATCTCTTCTGATATGACCGGCTTGGTTAATTCTGTGATAAAGGCGATCGGTGAAAATCTATAG
- a CDS encoding FtsX-like permease family protein: MQIIMAWRNIWRNPKRTGIILVAVVIGAWTMLTFSALSRGMMASTLENALNTLTGHIQIQNALFREDPSVENRISHPTAVEKLLDQRLPKGAVWAFRIQVSGVAANAKNSQGITIMGIDPEKEPNLSFYGDVTPKGKLLASGDDHGIIVGEALLDSFETKIGRKMVLMTQGANQETASKAFKIRGTFKAEMQSTEKQYVFITLKAAQTLLGIKDGVSLACVRLPDSTDIDPQTLNKLLGAVRHSLPRDLCALTWMDLLPLLKGYLGMFDRFMLLWYLVIFIAMAFGLVNTMLMAVLERTREFGLLKALGLKPVRIIINVLLECLILLVTGLMAGNLLGFLTIYFFSGGIDFSFMAQGSEFWGMGRMVVPFFTVKDICYVNAVIMGLGVIVCLYPAIKAARITPVEAMARV; the protein is encoded by the coding sequence AATATCTGGCGCAATCCCAAAAGGACCGGCATCATCCTGGTCGCTGTTGTCATCGGGGCATGGACCATGCTCACCTTTAGCGCCCTGTCCAGGGGCATGATGGCGTCCACCCTGGAAAATGCATTAAATACGCTGACCGGTCATATCCAAATTCAGAATGCCCTGTTCCGGGAAGATCCGTCAGTGGAAAATCGAATATCCCACCCGACAGCTGTGGAAAAATTGCTGGACCAACGCCTGCCCAAAGGTGCGGTGTGGGCGTTTCGCATCCAGGTAAGCGGTGTGGCCGCCAACGCCAAAAACTCCCAAGGCATCACCATTATGGGCATTGATCCCGAAAAAGAACCAAACCTCTCATTTTACGGGGATGTTACCCCCAAAGGGAAGCTGCTGGCGTCCGGTGACGACCATGGAATCATCGTGGGAGAAGCTCTTTTAGACAGTTTTGAGACAAAAATCGGCCGGAAGATGGTACTCATGACCCAGGGTGCAAACCAGGAAACAGCATCCAAGGCCTTTAAAATCAGGGGAACCTTTAAAGCAGAAATGCAGTCCACGGAAAAACAATATGTTTTCATTACCCTCAAGGCTGCCCAAACGCTTCTGGGAATAAAAGACGGGGTTTCTTTGGCCTGTGTGCGCCTGCCCGACAGCACTGACATAGATCCCCAAACCCTGAATAAGCTGCTTGGCGCTGTTCGTCACAGCCTGCCCAGGGATCTTTGCGCTCTAACATGGATGGACCTGTTGCCGTTACTCAAAGGATATCTGGGTATGTTTGACCGTTTTATGCTGCTCTGGTACCTGGTCATTTTCATTGCCATGGCGTTTGGACTGGTGAATACCATGCTCATGGCGGTTCTGGAAAGGACCCGGGAATTCGGCCTGCTCAAAGCCCTGGGGCTTAAACCTGTAAGAATCATTATCAACGTGTTGCTGGAGTGCCTCATTCTGCTGGTAACCGGACTTATGGCCGGTAATCTTTTGGGATTTTTAACAATTTATTTTTTTTCCGGCGGGATTGATTTCTCCTTCATGGCCCAGGGATCGGAATTCTGGGGTATGGGGCGTATGGTGGTTCCATTTTTTACGGTCAAAGATATCTGTTACGTGAATGCCGTCATTATGGGTTTGGGTGTCATAGTATGTCTGTACCCGGCGATTAAGGCAGCGAGGATAACCCCGGTAGAGGCAATGGCCCGTGTATAA
- a CDS encoding ATP-binding protein, translating to MPKRSFSIRTKLIAIFVLIKVFPLVALAWFSWHVISDLADTLKKQTEQVAQDSNALVGGIANIATSDSIAALDDRSREAIERLTTDTARHVAKFLYDRDVDIRLAAQIIPGKRGYQNFLSSRTRKVVMDDGKWKMNEDGTRWVPADPAPEQHKEVTARIEDNRNQFHYRPPEATGVVESRPLYLEMTYVDLSGMEKFKVSDSPLLPDTLLDVSKKENTFCKAETYFESLKKLKPGQIYVSDVIGAYVKGFLPGGVYSKARAERAGIVFQPENSGYAGLENPLGIRFKGLVRWATPVVVKGKITGFVTLALDHTHIMEFTDHVIPTDARYCITSNAGSGNYAFMWDYKGRNISHPRDYFIVGYDPETGEQAVPWLEESLYDKWLSCNCSMSEFEIQVPWFDAQSLKKKPAGELTQQGYLGLDGRFLNFAPQCTGWHTLTQHGGSGSFLIFWSKLWKLTTAAAIPYYSGHYGDHPRGFGYVTIGANVDEFHKPAVQTAAIIKSTRKNFEANLTRQKEYNLAYLRRSLQNAALKMSVSTGMMIVLVILIALWMAAALTGKITKMIRGINHFQKRDMDFRLEETSNDEIGQLTCSFNEMADSIQDYLTVVEDAKRNTELANVRLKQEITERKAAQVELSLHRDQLEDMVKKRTAQLEAQILERERAEQELMQAEKMAALGQLIAGIAHEINTPMGAIKSSGSNILDFLEKLQKDIPDLIEKLDDRHLPLFFGLLNHSPQKVVLRTSREEREMIRALNDNLSGAGIEGGRQMAFFLVQMNVHDQWEIFKPLLFHPESEFILEAAYSLHSITSNTKNINQAVDRVSKIIYALKSYIRQSNTNERIETDIVDSIETVLIIYHNQIKQNTELIRDYDTVEPILAYPDELSQVWTNLIYNALQAMDYKGILTIRVKSLENHVQICVADTGCGIPDENKQKIFQPFFTTKKRGEGSGLGLDIVAKIIKKHDGQIDLKSEVGKGTTFTILLPRNKD from the coding sequence ATGCCCAAACGATCGTTTAGTATCCGCACCAAGCTCATTGCTATTTTTGTTCTGATAAAAGTTTTTCCTTTGGTGGCTTTGGCCTGGTTCTCCTGGCATGTTATTTCGGATTTGGCAGATACATTAAAAAAACAGACCGAGCAGGTGGCCCAGGATTCCAATGCGCTTGTTGGGGGTATTGCGAATATAGCGACAAGCGACTCCATTGCGGCATTGGATGACCGTTCCCGGGAGGCCATTGAACGACTGACCACAGATACGGCACGGCATGTGGCAAAATTTTTATACGATCGTGATGTGGATATTCGTTTAGCCGCCCAAATTATACCGGGGAAAAGGGGATACCAGAACTTTTTATCCAGCCGGACCCGCAAGGTGGTCATGGATGACGGCAAATGGAAAATGAATGAAGACGGTACCCGATGGGTTCCTGCAGACCCGGCCCCTGAGCAGCACAAAGAGGTGACGGCAAGGATAGAAGATAACCGCAATCAGTTTCATTATCGTCCACCGGAGGCCACAGGCGTGGTTGAGTCTCGTCCCCTGTATCTTGAAATGACATATGTGGATCTGTCGGGCATGGAGAAATTTAAGGTTTCCGACAGCCCCCTTTTACCTGACACGCTGTTGGATGTGTCAAAAAAGGAAAACACCTTTTGCAAAGCGGAAACCTATTTTGAATCCTTAAAAAAACTTAAGCCCGGTCAGATTTATGTCTCCGACGTCATTGGCGCTTATGTGAAAGGTTTTTTACCCGGTGGCGTTTACAGCAAAGCCCGTGCTGAAAGGGCTGGTATCGTGTTCCAACCGGAAAATTCCGGGTATGCCGGGCTTGAAAATCCCTTGGGGATTCGTTTTAAAGGCCTGGTGCGATGGGCCACCCCGGTTGTGGTTAAGGGCAAAATAACAGGCTTTGTCACCTTAGCCTTGGATCATACCCATATCATGGAGTTTACTGATCATGTTATCCCCACCGATGCCCGCTATTGCATTACGTCCAATGCAGGCTCCGGCAATTACGCGTTCATGTGGGATTATAAGGGGCGAAATATTTCCCATCCCAGAGACTATTTTATTGTGGGATATGATCCTGAAACCGGGGAACAGGCCGTCCCATGGCTGGAAGAATCGCTTTATGATAAGTGGCTTTCATGCAATTGTTCCATGTCGGAATTTGAAATCCAGGTGCCCTGGTTTGATGCCCAGTCTCTAAAGAAAAAACCTGCCGGCGAACTGACACAGCAAGGTTATTTGGGGCTGGATGGGCGATTTCTCAATTTCGCACCCCAGTGTACGGGTTGGCATACCCTAACCCAGCATGGCGGATCCGGATCATTTCTAATTTTTTGGAGTAAGTTGTGGAAATTGACCACTGCGGCAGCCATTCCTTATTATAGCGGCCATTACGGGGATCACCCCAGGGGATTTGGGTATGTCACCATTGGGGCCAATGTGGATGAATTTCATAAACCTGCGGTGCAGACGGCAGCCATAATTAAGTCCACTCGAAAAAATTTTGAAGCAAACCTTACAAGGCAAAAAGAATACAACCTGGCTTATCTTCGCCGCAGTCTTCAAAATGCTGCCCTTAAAATGAGTGTATCCACCGGAATGATGATCGTATTGGTCATTTTGATAGCCCTGTGGATGGCAGCTGCCCTGACCGGGAAGATCACCAAAATGATTCGCGGCATCAATCATTTTCAGAAAAGGGATATGGATTTTCGCCTTGAAGAGACATCCAATGATGAGATTGGGCAACTGACCTGTTCATTTAACGAAATGGCAGACAGTATTCAAGATTACCTGACGGTCGTGGAGGATGCAAAAAGAAATACCGAACTTGCCAATGTGCGTTTAAAACAGGAGATTACTGAGCGAAAAGCGGCCCAGGTTGAATTATCCTTGCATCGGGATCAGCTTGAGGATATGGTTAAAAAAAGAACGGCGCAGCTTGAGGCTCAGATCCTTGAACGTGAACGGGCAGAACAAGAGTTGATGCAAGCTGAGAAAATGGCGGCTTTAGGTCAACTTATTGCCGGTATTGCCCATGAGATAAACACCCCCATGGGGGCCATTAAATCCTCAGGCAGCAATATTTTAGACTTTCTTGAAAAATTACAAAAAGATATACCGGACTTGATTGAAAAATTGGACGATCGGCACCTCCCGCTTTTTTTCGGTCTGTTAAATCACTCCCCCCAAAAGGTCGTGTTAAGAACCAGTCGTGAGGAACGAGAAATGATTCGAGCGCTTAATGACAATCTCAGTGGGGCTGGCATTGAAGGCGGTCGGCAAATGGCCTTTTTTCTGGTGCAGATGAATGTGCATGACCAGTGGGAAATATTTAAACCGCTATTATTTCACCCGGAATCTGAATTTATCCTTGAGGCCGCGTACAGTCTTCATTCCATTACCAGTAACACCAAAAATATTAATCAGGCTGTGGATCGGGTCAGTAAAATTATTTATGCTTTAAAATCGTATATCCGCCAGAGTAATACCAATGAAAGGATAGAGACGGATATTGTTGACAGCATTGAAACCGTGTTGATCATTTACCATAATCAGATTAAACAAAATACTGAACTGATCCGGGATTATGACACGGTGGAACCCATACTCGCGTATCCGGATGAGCTCAGTCAGGTTTGGACAAATTTGATATATAATGCCTTGCAGGCCATGGATTATAAGGGCATTTTAACTATCCGGGTGAAAAGTTTGGAAAACCATGTGCAAATTTGCGTTGCAGATACCGGCTGCGGCATCCCGGATGAAAACAAACAAAAGATTTTTCAACCCTTTTTCACCACTAAGAAACGAGGTGAGGGCAGTGGGTTAGGCCTCGACATTGTCGCTAAAATTATCAAAAAACATGATGGTCAGATTGACCTTAAATCTGAAGTGGGCAAAGGAACGACCTTTACCATCTTACTTCCACGAAATAAGGATTAA
- a CDS encoding response regulator, producing MADTKNGLFLCVDDEQIVLHSLRDQLYKHYGKQYLIEIAESAEEGLEILDEFSSDGYTPLIIISDWLMPGMKGDEFFIQVHRRFPNVIKVMLSGQVDPTSVQRARDEADLFEMISKPWDSKELIRYIDQGLAQFKRTVSGE from the coding sequence ATGGCTGATACGAAAAATGGCCTCTTTTTGTGTGTTGACGACGAACAAATTGTTTTGCATTCATTACGAGATCAACTTTATAAGCACTATGGTAAACAATATTTAATCGAAATTGCCGAAAGTGCCGAAGAAGGCCTGGAAATTTTAGATGAGTTCTCCTCGGACGGATATACCCCTTTAATCATTATTTCCGATTGGCTGATGCCTGGAATGAAGGGGGATGAATTTTTTATTCAGGTTCACCGCAGGTTTCCCAATGTCATCAAAGTAATGCTGTCCGGACAGGTTGATCCCACATCAGTACAGCGAGCCCGGGATGAAGCGGATCTGTTTGAGATGATCAGCAAACCCTGGGATTCAAAGGAACTGATTCGTTACATTGATCAAGGACTTGCACAGTTTAAGCGTACCGTATCAGGTGAATAA
- a CDS encoding ABC transporter ATP-binding protein, with translation MNMVEVKDVSKTYTQGKVQINALAHVSLNVQKGEFCALAGPSGSGKTTLLNLMGGLDNPNHGEIILDGETLTGLSQSKLAQMRLNKIGFVFQAYNIIPVLSARENVEYVMLMQGVPAKQRKQRARAVLDDVGLSGMHDRRPAELSGGQQQRVAVARALVSNPAIILADEPTANLDSQTGQGLLEMMARMNEQRKATFIFSTHDQMVMGFSRRIIRLKDGVVVDDHTK, from the coding sequence ATGAATATGGTTGAAGTCAAAGATGTCAGCAAAACCTACACACAGGGCAAGGTGCAAATCAATGCCCTGGCCCACGTATCCCTCAATGTTCAAAAAGGGGAATTCTGTGCGCTTGCAGGACCGTCAGGGTCGGGTAAAACCACGCTGCTTAATCTGATGGGCGGACTGGACAACCCGAACCATGGGGAAATAATTCTGGATGGAGAAACACTCACCGGGCTGTCCCAGTCAAAACTTGCCCAGATGCGTCTGAACAAAATCGGCTTTGTATTCCAGGCCTACAACATCATACCGGTGCTGTCGGCCCGGGAAAACGTGGAATATGTAATGCTCATGCAGGGCGTTCCGGCAAAACAAAGAAAACAGCGGGCCCGGGCTGTTCTGGATGATGTGGGACTTTCCGGCATGCACGACCGACGGCCGGCCGAACTGTCCGGAGGCCAGCAGCAGCGGGTGGCCGTTGCAAGGGCACTTGTATCCAACCCGGCCATTATTCTTGCAGACGAACCCACGGCCAACCTGGATTCCCAGACCGGCCAAGGCCTTTTGGAAATGATGGCCCGAATGAATGAACAGCGAAAAGCCACGTTTATCTTCTCTACCCATGACCAAATGGTAATGGGATTTTCCCGAAGAATCATCCGGCTCAAGGACGGGGTTGTGGTTGATGATCACACCAAATAA